The DNA segment CGCACGCGCTCTTCCAAGATCCGTCGGCTACGATCTACCACTAGAGGCTCCTAGGGAACGAGTACGATCTTCCCGACGTGCGCGGAGGCCTCCATCCGTTGGTGGGCCTCCGCCGCTTCCTCGAACGTGTAGACGCGGTCCACGAGCGGCCGAATCACGTCGCGCGCGGGAAGCAGCGGCCAGATGCGCTCGTGCAGCCCGTCGGCGATTGCCTTCTTCTCCTGCAGCGTTCGCGGACGCAACGACGTACCGAAGATCGTGCCGCGCTTGCGCATGAGCGCCGCCACGTCGAGCTCGGCCGTGGCTCCGCCTTGCGTTGCGATGCACGCGATGCGCCCGTCGAGTGCGAGCGCCGCGATATCACGTGGAACGTACGGGCCGCAAACGATGTCGACGACGACGTTCACGCCGACCCCATCCGTCAGCGCAAGAGCCTCCGTCACGAAGTCCTGCGTTCGGTAGTCGATTGCGGCGACGGCGCCGATCCGCGTGCAGGCCTCGCACTTCTGCGCGCCTCCCGCGGTGGCGATCGCGCCCGCGCCGAGCGCCCGCGCAAACATGATCGCCGTCGATCCGATTCCGCTCGTGCCGCCGTGAACCAGTACGGTCTCGCCCGCCTGGAGGCGCGCGCGCGAGACCATGTTGTCGAAAACGGTGAAACCGTTCTCCGGAAGGGTCGCGGCCTCGATCGCGTTCCAGCGATCGGGAACCGGCAAGACCTGACCTGCGGGCGTGCAGACGTACTCCGCGTAACCGCCCCCGCTTACCAACGCGCAGACACGAGCCCCGACGCTCCATGAGGTCACGCCCGCGCCCAGCGCAGCGATGTTC comes from the Candidatus Dormiibacterota bacterium genome and includes:
- a CDS encoding NAD(P)H-quinone oxidoreductase, with the protein product MRYVAYDANGGPDVLHVAQTDAPQPREGEVQIAVEAAGVSRADVLQRKGLYPPPAGASHILGLDVAGNIAALGAGVTSWSVGARVCALVSGGGYAEYVCTPAGQVLPVPDRWNAIEAATLPENGFTVFDNMVSRARLQAGETVLVHGGTSGIGSTAIMFARALGAGAIATAGGAQKCEACTRIGAVAAIDYRTQDFVTEALALTDGVGVNVVVDIVCGPYVPRDIAALALDGRIACIATQGGATAELDVAALMRKRGTIFGTSLRPRTLQEKKAIADGLHERIWPLLPARDVIRPLVDRVYTFEEAAEAHQRMEASAHVGKIVLVP